In Harpia harpyja isolate bHarHar1 chromosome 8, bHarHar1 primary haplotype, whole genome shotgun sequence, a genomic segment contains:
- the CD47 gene encoding leukocyte surface antigen CD47 isoform X6 — translation MWPLAAWVLLSAVGAGSAQLIFSVTDVVEKTDCNKTVVLPCYVTNLKENNANVMFVTWKKQGKVIFSFDGARQEFFRDPAVPSANLVSRADLPKGIASLTLNSAEADVGNYSCEVTESNREGETRLELRKHSVVSCGDENTPTPKEKCGSWFLLVERAIIIALLFLVIILCSAQLSVIALKYEIVPQKKTGILVASFIFTVAAVVGTVLFVQGGYTAQNQAGLGLIVVPAVILVPLQYLMFGIVFESLQQATFALIGLQILGYVIAVVGFALCVSACPPLHGSVVIAGLAIMAIANLLSLAYVFIMGSRMKDHPRPGDCRAM, via the exons atGTGGCCGCTGGCCGCTTGGGTGCTGCTCAGCGCCGTGGGCGCCG gTTCTGCCCAGTTGATATTTAGTGTGACAGATGTTGTTGAAAAAACTGACTGTAATAAAACTGTCGTGTTACCTTGCTATGTGACTAATCTAAAGGAGAACAATGCAAATGTCATGTTTGTTACAtggaaaaaacaaggaaaagtaattttttcttttgatggaGCAAGACAGGAGTTTTTCAGAGATCCAGCGGTTCCGTCAGCTAACTTGGTATCTCGGGCGGATTTACCCAAGGGTATTGCCTCTCTAACGCTTAACAGCGCAGAAGCAGATGTTGGAAATTACAGTTGTGAAGTAACAGAATCAAACAGAGAAGGAGAAACAAGACTTGAACTTAGAAAGCACTCAG TTGTCAGTTGCGGCGATGAAAATACCCCAACACCAAAGGAAAAATGTG GATCATGGTTTCTTCTAGTGGAAAGGGCTATCATCATAGCGTTGCTGTTCTTAGTTATTATTTTGTGTTCGGCTCAGTTAAGTGTTATTG cattaaaatatgaaattgtACCTCAGAAGAAAACGGGCATTCTTGTAGCAAGTTTCATCTTCACAGTTGCTGCTGTTGTAGGCACTGTTCTTTTTGTCCAAG GTGGCTATACTGCACAGAATCAAGCTGGTCTTGGCCTAATTGTAGTCCCTGCTGTGATTTTGGTACCACTTCAATACTTAATGTTTGGAATTG TTTTTGAGAGTCTACAGCAAGCAACATTTGCTCTGATAGGTTTGCAAATTCTTGGTTATGTAATTGCTGTGGTTGGTTTTGCACTGTGTGTCTCAG CCTGTCCTCCGTTACATGGGTCTGTTGTGATTGCTGGCTTAGCTATTATGGCTATTGCAAATTTGCTTAGTCTGGCTTACGTATTTATTATGG
- the CD47 gene encoding leukocyte surface antigen CD47 isoform X7 — MWPLAAWVLLSAVGAGSAQLIFSVTDVVEKTDCNKTVVLPCYVTNLKENNANVMFVTWKKQGKVIFSFDGARQEFFRDPAVPSANLVSRADLPKGIASLTLNSAEADVGNYSCEVTESNREGETRLELRKHSVVSCGDENTPTPKEKCGSWFLLVERAIIIALLFLVIILCSAQLSVIALKYEIVPQKKTGILVASFIFTVAAVVGTVLFVQGGYTAQNQAGLGLIVVPAVILVPLQYLMFGIVFESLQQATFALIGLQILGYVIAVVGFALCVSACPPLHGSVVIAGLAIMAIANLLSLAYVFIMGSRMKDHPRPGMQKE, encoded by the exons atGTGGCCGCTGGCCGCTTGGGTGCTGCTCAGCGCCGTGGGCGCCG gTTCTGCCCAGTTGATATTTAGTGTGACAGATGTTGTTGAAAAAACTGACTGTAATAAAACTGTCGTGTTACCTTGCTATGTGACTAATCTAAAGGAGAACAATGCAAATGTCATGTTTGTTACAtggaaaaaacaaggaaaagtaattttttcttttgatggaGCAAGACAGGAGTTTTTCAGAGATCCAGCGGTTCCGTCAGCTAACTTGGTATCTCGGGCGGATTTACCCAAGGGTATTGCCTCTCTAACGCTTAACAGCGCAGAAGCAGATGTTGGAAATTACAGTTGTGAAGTAACAGAATCAAACAGAGAAGGAGAAACAAGACTTGAACTTAGAAAGCACTCAG TTGTCAGTTGCGGCGATGAAAATACCCCAACACCAAAGGAAAAATGTG GATCATGGTTTCTTCTAGTGGAAAGGGCTATCATCATAGCGTTGCTGTTCTTAGTTATTATTTTGTGTTCGGCTCAGTTAAGTGTTATTG cattaaaatatgaaattgtACCTCAGAAGAAAACGGGCATTCTTGTAGCAAGTTTCATCTTCACAGTTGCTGCTGTTGTAGGCACTGTTCTTTTTGTCCAAG GTGGCTATACTGCACAGAATCAAGCTGGTCTTGGCCTAATTGTAGTCCCTGCTGTGATTTTGGTACCACTTCAATACTTAATGTTTGGAATTG TTTTTGAGAGTCTACAGCAAGCAACATTTGCTCTGATAGGTTTGCAAATTCTTGGTTATGTAATTGCTGTGGTTGGTTTTGCACTGTGTGTCTCAG CCTGTCCTCCGTTACATGGGTCTGTTGTGATTGCTGGCTTAGCTATTATGGCTATTGCAAATTTGCTTAGTCTGGCTTACGTATTTATTATGG
- the CD47 gene encoding leukocyte surface antigen CD47 isoform X3, with protein sequence MWPLAAWVLLSAVGAGSAQLIFSVTDVVEKTDCNKTVVLPCYVTNLKENNANVMFVTWKKQGKVIFSFDGARQEFFRDPAVPSANLVSRADLPKGIASLTLNSAEADVGNYSCEVTESNREGETRLELRKHSVVSCGDENTPTPKEKCGSWFLLVERAIIIALLFLVIILCSAQLSVIALKYEIVPQKKTGILVASFIFTVAAVVGTVLFVQGGYTAQNQAGLGLIVVPAVILVPLQYLMFGIVFESLQQATFALIGLQILGYVIAVVGFALCVSACPPLHGSVVIAGLAIMAIANLLSLAYVFIMGSRMKDHPRPGNHYLLYMSIRVI encoded by the exons atGTGGCCGCTGGCCGCTTGGGTGCTGCTCAGCGCCGTGGGCGCCG gTTCTGCCCAGTTGATATTTAGTGTGACAGATGTTGTTGAAAAAACTGACTGTAATAAAACTGTCGTGTTACCTTGCTATGTGACTAATCTAAAGGAGAACAATGCAAATGTCATGTTTGTTACAtggaaaaaacaaggaaaagtaattttttcttttgatggaGCAAGACAGGAGTTTTTCAGAGATCCAGCGGTTCCGTCAGCTAACTTGGTATCTCGGGCGGATTTACCCAAGGGTATTGCCTCTCTAACGCTTAACAGCGCAGAAGCAGATGTTGGAAATTACAGTTGTGAAGTAACAGAATCAAACAGAGAAGGAGAAACAAGACTTGAACTTAGAAAGCACTCAG TTGTCAGTTGCGGCGATGAAAATACCCCAACACCAAAGGAAAAATGTG GATCATGGTTTCTTCTAGTGGAAAGGGCTATCATCATAGCGTTGCTGTTCTTAGTTATTATTTTGTGTTCGGCTCAGTTAAGTGTTATTG cattaaaatatgaaattgtACCTCAGAAGAAAACGGGCATTCTTGTAGCAAGTTTCATCTTCACAGTTGCTGCTGTTGTAGGCACTGTTCTTTTTGTCCAAG GTGGCTATACTGCACAGAATCAAGCTGGTCTTGGCCTAATTGTAGTCCCTGCTGTGATTTTGGTACCACTTCAATACTTAATGTTTGGAATTG TTTTTGAGAGTCTACAGCAAGCAACATTTGCTCTGATAGGTTTGCAAATTCTTGGTTATGTAATTGCTGTGGTTGGTTTTGCACTGTGTGTCTCAG CCTGTCCTCCGTTACATGGGTCTGTTGTGATTGCTGGCTTAGCTATTATGGCTATTGCAAATTTGCTTAGTCTGGCTTACGTATTTATTATGG
- the CD47 gene encoding leukocyte surface antigen CD47 isoform X5 → MWPLAAWVLLSAVGAGSAQLIFSVTDVVEKTDCNKTVVLPCYVTNLKENNANVMFVTWKKQGKVIFSFDGARQEFFRDPAVPSANLVSRADLPKGIASLTLNSAEADVGNYSCEVTESNREGETRLELRKHSVVSCGDENTPTPKEKCGSWFLLVERAIIIALLFLVIILCSAQLSVIALKYEIVPQKKTGILVASFIFTVAAVVGTVLFVQGGYTAQNQAGLGLIVVPAVILVPLQYLMFGIVFESLQQATFALIGLQILGYVIAVVGFALCVSACPPLHGSVVIAGLAIMAIANLLSLAYVFIMGLQSYVMCEKYTIVDTPWP, encoded by the exons atGTGGCCGCTGGCCGCTTGGGTGCTGCTCAGCGCCGTGGGCGCCG gTTCTGCCCAGTTGATATTTAGTGTGACAGATGTTGTTGAAAAAACTGACTGTAATAAAACTGTCGTGTTACCTTGCTATGTGACTAATCTAAAGGAGAACAATGCAAATGTCATGTTTGTTACAtggaaaaaacaaggaaaagtaattttttcttttgatggaGCAAGACAGGAGTTTTTCAGAGATCCAGCGGTTCCGTCAGCTAACTTGGTATCTCGGGCGGATTTACCCAAGGGTATTGCCTCTCTAACGCTTAACAGCGCAGAAGCAGATGTTGGAAATTACAGTTGTGAAGTAACAGAATCAAACAGAGAAGGAGAAACAAGACTTGAACTTAGAAAGCACTCAG TTGTCAGTTGCGGCGATGAAAATACCCCAACACCAAAGGAAAAATGTG GATCATGGTTTCTTCTAGTGGAAAGGGCTATCATCATAGCGTTGCTGTTCTTAGTTATTATTTTGTGTTCGGCTCAGTTAAGTGTTATTG cattaaaatatgaaattgtACCTCAGAAGAAAACGGGCATTCTTGTAGCAAGTTTCATCTTCACAGTTGCTGCTGTTGTAGGCACTGTTCTTTTTGTCCAAG GTGGCTATACTGCACAGAATCAAGCTGGTCTTGGCCTAATTGTAGTCCCTGCTGTGATTTTGGTACCACTTCAATACTTAATGTTTGGAATTG TTTTTGAGAGTCTACAGCAAGCAACATTTGCTCTGATAGGTTTGCAAATTCTTGGTTATGTAATTGCTGTGGTTGGTTTTGCACTGTGTGTCTCAG CCTGTCCTCCGTTACATGGGTCTGTTGTGATTGCTGGCTTAGCTATTATGGCTATTGCAAATTTGCTTAGTCTGGCTTACGTATTTATTATGG
- the CD47 gene encoding leukocyte surface antigen CD47 isoform X2, with product MWPLAAWVLLSAVGAGSAQLIFSVTDVVEKTDCNKTVVLPCYVTNLKENNANVMFVTWKKQGKVIFSFDGARQEFFRDPAVPSANLVSRADLPKGIASLTLNSAEADVGNYSCEVTESNREGETRLELRKHSVVSCGDENTPTPKEKCGSWFLLVERAIIIALLFLVIILCSAQLSVIALKYEIVPQKKTGILVASFIFTVAAVVGTVLFVQGGYTAQNQAGLGLIVVPAVILVPLQYLMFGIVFESLQQATFALIGLQILGYVIAVVGFALCVSACPPLHGSVVIAGLAIMAIANLLSLAYVFIMGSRMKDHPRPGKAVEEPLNDAKGVMLE from the exons atGTGGCCGCTGGCCGCTTGGGTGCTGCTCAGCGCCGTGGGCGCCG gTTCTGCCCAGTTGATATTTAGTGTGACAGATGTTGTTGAAAAAACTGACTGTAATAAAACTGTCGTGTTACCTTGCTATGTGACTAATCTAAAGGAGAACAATGCAAATGTCATGTTTGTTACAtggaaaaaacaaggaaaagtaattttttcttttgatggaGCAAGACAGGAGTTTTTCAGAGATCCAGCGGTTCCGTCAGCTAACTTGGTATCTCGGGCGGATTTACCCAAGGGTATTGCCTCTCTAACGCTTAACAGCGCAGAAGCAGATGTTGGAAATTACAGTTGTGAAGTAACAGAATCAAACAGAGAAGGAGAAACAAGACTTGAACTTAGAAAGCACTCAG TTGTCAGTTGCGGCGATGAAAATACCCCAACACCAAAGGAAAAATGTG GATCATGGTTTCTTCTAGTGGAAAGGGCTATCATCATAGCGTTGCTGTTCTTAGTTATTATTTTGTGTTCGGCTCAGTTAAGTGTTATTG cattaaaatatgaaattgtACCTCAGAAGAAAACGGGCATTCTTGTAGCAAGTTTCATCTTCACAGTTGCTGCTGTTGTAGGCACTGTTCTTTTTGTCCAAG GTGGCTATACTGCACAGAATCAAGCTGGTCTTGGCCTAATTGTAGTCCCTGCTGTGATTTTGGTACCACTTCAATACTTAATGTTTGGAATTG TTTTTGAGAGTCTACAGCAAGCAACATTTGCTCTGATAGGTTTGCAAATTCTTGGTTATGTAATTGCTGTGGTTGGTTTTGCACTGTGTGTCTCAG CCTGTCCTCCGTTACATGGGTCTGTTGTGATTGCTGGCTTAGCTATTATGGCTATTGCAAATTTGCTTAGTCTGGCTTACGTATTTATTATGG
- the CD47 gene encoding leukocyte surface antigen CD47 isoform X8 yields the protein MWPLAAWVLLSAVGAGSAQLIFSVTDVVEKTDCNKTVVLPCYVTNLKENNANVMFVTWKKQGKVIFSFDGARQEFFRDPAVPSANLVSRADLPKGIASLTLNSAEADVGNYSCEVTESNREGETRLELRKHSVVSCGDENTPTPKEKCGSWFLLVERAIIIALLFLVIILCSAQLSVIALKYEIVPQKKTGILVASFIFTVAAVVGTVLFVQGGYTAQNQAGLGLIVVPAVILVPLQYLMFGIVFESLQQATFALIGLQILGYVIAVVGFALCVSGLQSYVMCEKYTIVDTPWP from the exons atGTGGCCGCTGGCCGCTTGGGTGCTGCTCAGCGCCGTGGGCGCCG gTTCTGCCCAGTTGATATTTAGTGTGACAGATGTTGTTGAAAAAACTGACTGTAATAAAACTGTCGTGTTACCTTGCTATGTGACTAATCTAAAGGAGAACAATGCAAATGTCATGTTTGTTACAtggaaaaaacaaggaaaagtaattttttcttttgatggaGCAAGACAGGAGTTTTTCAGAGATCCAGCGGTTCCGTCAGCTAACTTGGTATCTCGGGCGGATTTACCCAAGGGTATTGCCTCTCTAACGCTTAACAGCGCAGAAGCAGATGTTGGAAATTACAGTTGTGAAGTAACAGAATCAAACAGAGAAGGAGAAACAAGACTTGAACTTAGAAAGCACTCAG TTGTCAGTTGCGGCGATGAAAATACCCCAACACCAAAGGAAAAATGTG GATCATGGTTTCTTCTAGTGGAAAGGGCTATCATCATAGCGTTGCTGTTCTTAGTTATTATTTTGTGTTCGGCTCAGTTAAGTGTTATTG cattaaaatatgaaattgtACCTCAGAAGAAAACGGGCATTCTTGTAGCAAGTTTCATCTTCACAGTTGCTGCTGTTGTAGGCACTGTTCTTTTTGTCCAAG GTGGCTATACTGCACAGAATCAAGCTGGTCTTGGCCTAATTGTAGTCCCTGCTGTGATTTTGGTACCACTTCAATACTTAATGTTTGGAATTG TTTTTGAGAGTCTACAGCAAGCAACATTTGCTCTGATAGGTTTGCAAATTCTTGGTTATGTAATTGCTGTGGTTGGTTTTGCACTGTGTGTCTCAG